A window of Zestosphaera sp. genomic DNA:
TAGTAATAATCACTACGAATCCCTTAGAAGTAATGACTTACTTAATGTTTAAGAAATTAGGCTTCCCTAGAGAGAGAGTAATAGGCTTTAGTGGAGTTCTAGACTCTGCTAGATTAGCTTACTACACATCTAGAAAACTCAACGTAAGTTATTCTTCGATAACTCCAGTAGTCGTTGGAATGCATGGCGAAAACATGTTGCCATTACCTAGATTTTCCACAGTCTGTGGTGTCCCCCTAACTCAGTTGCTACACGAGAACGAGATTGAGTCAATAACGAAAGAGACCATCGAAGCAGGAGCAACAATAACTAAGCTTAAAGGCTATAGTAGCTCTTACGGGCCAGCAGCTGGATTAACAGTTATGGTAGAAGCCATAAGGAGAGACTCAAACAAGCTATTGATTGCGAGCGTCTTCCTCGACGGTGAGTACGGACAGTACGATGTAGTAGCAGAAGTTCCAGTATTGTTGGGCAAGACTGGAGTGAAGAAAGTAGTAGAATTGCCGCTGAATGAGGATGAGAAGCAGAGATTCTTAAGTAGTGTTGAGTCTGTTAAGTCTTTAATTAAGCTACTCACTTAAAACGAAGCGTTTTTACGCTCATCTAATCTCCTTAATTAGGCTAATCATTTTCTCTCGCGCTAGCTTAACTAGCGAGATAGTCTTCTCGTTAATGTCTAGGTATTCTAAAGCGTTGAAAGGACACCACTTAACACATTGTGGGTCGCCATAACATAAATCACATATTATCGGCTTAACATCTACGTGACTCAGTATTATGCCTTTATAAGGACATGCCTCGACGCACGACCCACAAGATATGCAGAGGTCTTTATCTACTTTTATGTAGCCTAAGACATTGTCTCTTGATAACGCTCCCACAGGACACGCTGAAACGCAGTAAGCCTCCTCACACTGAACACACACATTAGTTACTTGAAGGATCTTCTG
This region includes:
- a CDS encoding 4Fe-4S dicluster domain-containing protein codes for the protein QKILQVTNVCVQCEEAYCVSACPVGALSRDNVLGYIKVDKDLCISCGSCVEACPYKGIILSHVDVKPIICDLCYGDPQCVKWCPFNALEYLDINEKTISLVKLAREKMISLIKEIR
- a CDS encoding malate dehydrogenase; the protein is MISIIGAGRVGTSTALMCLLRGVDNKIVLVDVVPGLARGEALDLSHAAAVLGIDVDIQGSEDFSTIRGSDIVLVTAGKPRKAGMTREQLITDNASIINDIAPKIREYAPDSIVIITTNPLEVMTYLMFKKLGFPRERVIGFSGVLDSARLAYYTSRKLNVSYSSITPVVVGMHGENMLPLPRFSTVCGVPLTQLLHENEIESITKETIEAGATITKLKGYSSSYGPAAGLTVMVEAIRRDSNKLLIASVFLDGEYGQYDVVAEVPVLLGKTGVKKVVELPLNEDEKQRFLSSVESVKSLIKLLT